Proteins from one Mesotoga infera genomic window:
- a CDS encoding carbohydrate ABC transporter permease, giving the protein MIRKLVIYILLVVFALFFLMPVYVLLATSFKPLKEVGLVRMWFPPNEFSFDGFVKAFNKLAPNLRNSFILVIPATLLSAVIGSINGYVLSKLKFRGSDFLFALVLFGMFIPYQSVLFPLIRFLQDIGLYGSIWGLVLVHVVYGLPITTLIFRNYYSEVPTELIEAAGIDGAGIFKTYLKVLFPISLPGFVVVVIWQFTNIWNEFLFAVTVTSDPTKQPITVALVNLAGSQVVEWNVQMAGALLAALPTLIVYILLGKYFLRGLLAGSVKG; this is encoded by the coding sequence ATGATCAGAAAGCTTGTGATCTACATACTTCTGGTTGTTTTCGCCCTGTTCTTTCTGATGCCGGTTTACGTACTTTTGGCCACGAGTTTCAAGCCACTGAAGGAAGTTGGTTTGGTCAGGATGTGGTTTCCGCCGAACGAGTTCTCCTTCGACGGCTTCGTCAAGGCCTTCAATAAACTGGCTCCCAACCTGAGAAACTCTTTCATACTGGTAATACCGGCCACATTGTTATCGGCCGTGATCGGCTCGATCAACGGGTACGTTTTATCCAAGTTGAAATTCAGGGGATCGGATTTTCTCTTCGCCCTCGTTCTTTTCGGAATGTTCATCCCCTACCAGAGCGTTCTTTTCCCGCTGATACGCTTTTTGCAGGATATAGGTCTTTACGGCTCAATCTGGGGGCTGGTACTGGTACATGTGGTTTACGGGTTGCCTATAACGACTTTGATCTTCAGGAATTATTACAGCGAAGTGCCGACAGAGTTGATAGAAGCGGCCGGCATAGACGGAGCCGGTATCTTCAAGACATATCTCAAAGTTCTCTTCCCCATATCGCTGCCGGGCTTCGTGGTCGTAGTAATCTGGCAGTTCACGAACATATGGAATGAATTTCTCTTTGCCGTCACAGTTACCAGTGACCCGACGAAGCAGCCGATCACCGTGGCGCTGGTAAACCTTGCAGGAAGTCAGGTAGTCGAGTGGAACGTTCAGATGGCCGGCGCCCTGCTAGCAGCTCTTCCGACGTTGATCGTCTATATACTTTTGGGTAAGTACTTCCTGAGGGGACTCCTCGCGGGCTCTGTCAAAGGTTGA
- a CDS encoding SixA phosphatase family protein: MRKVFLVRHAEAEREKKGDMQDIDRSLTDRGKSDSLSMAKIVKPFIDGPAIILSSGAKRARQTARKFKKAIGEIEMIENGELYTGSSETIAAAIATTDDKYSSVMIVGHNPAIEEFMAAVRCTARMATSSVACFKVDCENWKELDLNKFKLEFLLKPSLLRKTK, encoded by the coding sequence TTGAGAAAAGTCTTCTTGGTACGTCACGCAGAGGCCGAAAGAGAAAAAAAGGGCGATATGCAGGATATAGACAGATCGCTCACCGACAGGGGAAAGAGCGATTCACTGTCGATGGCCAAAATCGTAAAGCCGTTTATCGACGGACCTGCGATAATACTCTCCTCCGGAGCGAAACGTGCAAGACAGACGGCCAGAAAATTCAAAAAAGCCATAGGAGAGATCGAGATGATCGAGAACGGGGAGCTCTACACCGGATCGAGCGAGACCATAGCCGCGGCGATCGCCACAACGGACGACAAATACAGCTCCGTGATGATAGTCGGCCACAACCCAGCGATCGAAGAGTTCATGGCGGCAGTCCGGTGCACAGCTAGAATGGCCACTTCGTCGGTGGCCTGCTTCAAAGTCGATTGCGAAAACTGGAAAGAATTGGACCTCAACAAATTCAAGTTGGAATTTCTCCTCAAGCCGTCGCTACTGAGAAAAACGAAATGA
- a CDS encoding ABC transporter substrate-binding protein: MKKLLVAVLLLSVSALLASGSVEIFSWWTGGGEEEGLAAIYEVFKAKFPDVEIINATVAGGAGTNAKAVLKTRMLGGNPPDSFQVHGGMELIDTYVITGMMEPLTDILEGWGILDKFPKDIMTICSYEGEVYSIPVNVHRGNVVFINNEILKKAGVETVPQDGPGFLQVCEKIKQAGFIPLALGDKDKWEAAHLFETVLLSALGPEGYNGLWNGTTSFNDPGIGRAIVIFEELIKYVNEDHAALTWQDATKMVFDGKAAFNVMGDWAEGYLKTLGWTPGVEFGWMAVPGTQGSFMVVTDTFGLPKNAPNRENALKWLEIVASVEGQDAFNPIKGSIPARLDADKSLYDPYLTWSMNDFATNALCPSIAHGSAAPEGFITELNDAVNIFITTKDRDGFLKAIRNAAQDYYID, encoded by the coding sequence ATGAAAAAGCTTTTGGTCGCGGTTCTTCTTTTATCCGTTAGCGCACTCTTAGCGTCCGGGAGTGTCGAGATTTTCAGCTGGTGGACGGGTGGTGGAGAAGAAGAGGGCCTTGCGGCGATCTACGAGGTCTTCAAGGCAAAATTCCCCGACGTCGAGATAATAAACGCAACGGTCGCCGGTGGAGCCGGAACTAACGCAAAGGCCGTTTTGAAGACCAGGATGCTGGGTGGCAACCCGCCGGATTCCTTCCAGGTACACGGTGGAATGGAGCTGATAGACACCTACGTCATCACGGGCATGATGGAACCCCTGACGGATATCCTCGAAGGCTGGGGGATACTCGACAAGTTCCCTAAAGACATTATGACGATCTGTAGTTACGAGGGAGAGGTTTACTCCATACCGGTGAATGTGCACAGGGGTAACGTTGTATTCATCAACAACGAGATCCTCAAGAAGGCCGGTGTCGAGACGGTACCGCAGGATGGACCGGGTTTCCTACAAGTCTGTGAGAAGATCAAACAGGCCGGCTTCATTCCTCTCGCTCTCGGCGACAAGGACAAGTGGGAAGCGGCGCATCTCTTCGAAACCGTACTGCTCTCCGCTCTCGGCCCTGAAGGCTACAACGGTCTATGGAACGGCACAACTAGCTTCAATGACCCGGGGATCGGAAGGGCTATCGTTATTTTCGAAGAGTTGATCAAGTACGTCAACGAGGACCACGCCGCGCTCACGTGGCAAGATGCCACGAAGATGGTTTTCGACGGTAAGGCAGCTTTCAATGTCATGGGCGACTGGGCCGAAGGTTATCTCAAGACGCTCGGCTGGACTCCCGGTGTAGAATTCGGCTGGATGGCAGTCCCCGGAACTCAGGGTTCTTTCATGGTCGTAACCGATACTTTCGGTCTTCCGAAGAATGCTCCCAACAGAGAAAACGCCCTGAAGTGGCTCGAAATAGTGGCTTCGGTCGAGGGGCAGGATGCTTTCAACCCGATCAAAGGGTCAATTCCGGCGAGGCTCGATGCCGACAAATCGCTTTACGATCCTTACCTTACATGGTCGATGAACGACTTCGCCACCAACGCGCTCTGTCCATCAATCGCACACGGTTCTGCAGCTCCAGAAGGCTTCATCACCGAATTGAACGACGCAGTCAATATCTTCATAACCACGAAGGATAGAGACGGCTTCTTGAAGGCAATAAGAAACGCCGCGCAAGACTATTATATAGACTAA
- a CDS encoding carbohydrate ABC transporter permease encodes MKRKTRRGIISFLILSPTFAAIGIFVYFFIGWTARTSVSNWNSFARLLKGEFEFVGLRNYLRLFEDPRFQTDLWNTFYFTLFFIAGCLILGIILAVLIDRNLKGSAIFRNIYLFPMALSFVVTGAVWRWIFAPGILPGSPQGMNLLLDLVGLDIFQWKWFTSTTNFLKFNVALIPVIIAAVWQLSGYTMAMYLAGLRGISQDLIEAAEVDGATGWQIFWKIKFPILRPITLSAMIILGHISLKIFDLVYAMTGSGPNNVTDVPAIYMFETTFRANKYATGSAIAMVMLIMVAVVIVPYLFSAFRKEKRI; translated from the coding sequence ATCAAGCGGAAAACCAGGCGTGGAATTATTTCCTTTCTTATACTATCGCCGACGTTCGCCGCGATAGGTATTTTCGTTTATTTCTTCATCGGCTGGACGGCTAGAACCTCGGTGTCTAACTGGAACAGCTTTGCCAGACTATTGAAGGGAGAGTTCGAGTTCGTGGGTCTTCGCAATTATCTCAGACTCTTCGAAGATCCGAGGTTCCAGACAGATCTCTGGAACACTTTCTACTTCACTCTCTTCTTCATCGCCGGCTGTCTGATACTGGGCATAATTCTCGCAGTTCTTATAGACAGAAATCTTAAAGGTTCGGCGATATTCAGAAATATCTATCTCTTTCCAATGGCTCTTTCGTTCGTCGTCACCGGGGCAGTCTGGCGGTGGATATTCGCGCCGGGAATTCTACCGGGCAGTCCCCAGGGTATGAACCTTCTCCTGGATCTGGTGGGACTGGATATATTCCAGTGGAAATGGTTCACGAGCACGACCAATTTTTTAAAATTCAACGTGGCCCTGATTCCGGTCATTATCGCCGCTGTCTGGCAGCTTTCGGGCTACACGATGGCGATGTATCTGGCCGGACTGCGCGGGATATCTCAGGATCTTATCGAGGCGGCCGAGGTCGATGGTGCGACCGGCTGGCAGATCTTCTGGAAGATAAAGTTCCCGATACTGAGGCCCATAACGCTGAGCGCCATGATAATCCTGGGGCACATTTCGCTGAAAATCTTCGATCTCGTTTACGCAATGACCGGTAGCGGCCCAAACAACGTCACGGACGTGCCGGCTATCTATATGTTCGAGACGACTTTCAGGGCGAACAAGTACGCCACGGGCTCGGCGATCGCCATGGTGATGCTGATCATGGTCGCCGTGGTTATTGTGCCGTACCTCTTTTCGGCGTTCAGAAAGGAGAAAAGGATATGA
- the mscL gene encoding large conductance mechanosensitive channel protein MscL, with the protein MWKEFKKFISRGNVIDLAVGIIIGGAFQVIVRSLVDDIIMPILGLFTGGIDFSNLYINLSGGSYETLAAAKAAGAATINIGLFINAVINFLILAFVIFLIVRQINKIRERQKKEEAPAAPTTKTCPFCHTSIPIEATRCPNCTSELGKKG; encoded by the coding sequence ATGTGGAAGGAGTTCAAAAAGTTCATAAGTCGCGGCAATGTCATCGATCTGGCAGTCGGTATCATAATCGGGGGCGCCTTTCAGGTAATAGTTAGATCCCTCGTCGATGATATCATAATGCCGATTCTCGGTCTCTTCACGGGTGGCATCGATTTCAGTAACCTTTATATCAACCTCTCCGGCGGGAGTTACGAAACTCTAGCGGCGGCAAAGGCGGCTGGTGCGGCAACTATAAACATCGGTCTCTTCATAAACGCCGTGATCAATTTCCTGATTCTGGCATTCGTGATTTTCCTGATCGTCAGACAGATAAATAAGATCAGGGAACGCCAGAAGAAAGAAGAGGCTCCGGCCGCACCGACGACGAAGACCTGTCCATTCTGTCATACTTCGATTCCAATTGAAGCGACGAGATGTCCGAACTGTACATCCGAGCTTGGGAAAAAGGGTTAA
- a CDS encoding carbon-nitrogen hydrolase family protein, which translates to MKTIDLTAIQVHFDATTFSRESFASAMDRYVRLARGLWRGERHVTVFPEFFPTFLYPAFRGMTLKGGPGKILLKYALKNTGLSLNPLRQAFLNHALEIELFYRETFGALAGEFKTYLLAPSILMPEVDFESSRGTFLRDKRLYNMAYLFSPQGRLIAKIAKRNLTDAESRILFSRGSSFGNIAETSIGTLGVAICYDMFFESEVRRLDSSGCEILLVPSCNFAPWKAHLNGSTQERVWFRDGPISASKDRENIRFLVNAMAVGDIGGQTAQGRSSIWHNGKVLAISREVEREDVVNAIVELDFYPGGL; encoded by the coding sequence ATGAAAACTATCGATCTGACGGCCATTCAGGTCCATTTCGACGCGACGACGTTTTCAAGGGAATCGTTCGCGAGCGCAATGGACCGATATGTTCGTCTGGCCCGTGGTCTCTGGAGGGGTGAGCGTCATGTCACGGTCTTTCCGGAGTTCTTTCCGACCTTTCTTTATCCTGCATTCAGAGGCATGACCTTAAAAGGCGGTCCGGGAAAGATCCTTTTGAAGTACGCGCTCAAGAATACGGGGCTCTCTCTCAATCCTCTCAGACAGGCCTTTTTGAATCACGCTTTAGAAATAGAGCTCTTTTATCGCGAAACGTTCGGAGCGCTGGCCGGGGAATTTAAAACTTATCTGCTGGCACCTTCTATCCTGATGCCTGAGGTTGATTTCGAATCTTCAAGGGGAACCTTCTTGAGGGATAAGAGGTTGTACAACATGGCTTATCTCTTCAGCCCTCAGGGCCGGCTCATCGCGAAGATCGCCAAACGCAATCTTACGGACGCAGAGAGCAGGATACTCTTCTCCAGGGGAAGCTCCTTCGGCAATATAGCCGAGACTTCAATCGGAACACTGGGTGTCGCCATCTGTTACGATATGTTTTTTGAGAGCGAAGTGAGGAGACTCGATTCTAGTGGCTGCGAGATCCTTCTCGTTCCTTCCTGCAACTTCGCTCCATGGAAGGCCCATTTGAACGGATCAACTCAGGAGAGGGTATGGTTCAGAGATGGTCCGATCAGCGCGTCGAAAGACAGGGAGAACATACGTTTTCTGGTGAACGCGATGGCCGTCGGCGATATTGGTGGGCAGACCGCCCAGGGAAGATCTTCCATATGGCACAACGGCAAGGTTCTGGCCATATCGCGGGAGGTCGAGCGGGAAGATGTCGTGAATGCCATAGTGGAACTGGATTTTTACCCGGGCGGACTTTAG
- a CDS encoding D-alanine--D-alanine ligase family protein, with amino-acid sequence MKIAVVHDEKPGEVGMKMLKSIAGVLEKHHEVFPVPLTSKFVERIESEGIEFVFNIATGGEGHQRQVYVPAILDFWNIPYTGSGVSANCLCIDKSLTKIVMADSGIPTPKYVCFKQSRPVEEIDFYPAIVKPSRGGSAVGIWADSVVSDRVELERAVERIHREYGEPALVEEFIVGREFSVGIVGHTVLPILEIDFSSLPEGMERFYSYRVKQYLGEKTGYICPAVIPEVLKAEIESLSLELFDRLDLGDYARMDIRVDKYGEPYFLEVNSLPLLVPDYSDIVKMALAAGWEYDDLILAILDSAIERRR; translated from the coding sequence GTGAAAATAGCGGTAGTACACGACGAAAAACCCGGTGAGGTCGGCATGAAGATGCTGAAAAGTATCGCCGGTGTTTTAGAGAAACACCACGAAGTATTCCCAGTGCCGCTCACGTCGAAATTCGTTGAAAGGATCGAGAGTGAAGGTATAGAGTTCGTCTTTAACATCGCAACCGGAGGTGAGGGCCACCAGAGACAGGTCTATGTGCCTGCTATACTCGACTTCTGGAATATACCTTATACCGGTTCTGGTGTGTCGGCCAACTGCCTATGCATCGACAAATCGCTCACCAAAATAGTTATGGCCGACAGCGGTATACCAACCCCTAAGTACGTTTGCTTCAAACAATCTCGTCCGGTTGAAGAGATAGATTTCTATCCGGCCATTGTAAAGCCTTCGCGCGGTGGAAGCGCCGTTGGAATATGGGCAGATTCGGTGGTCAGTGATAGGGTCGAACTCGAAAGGGCCGTGGAGAGAATTCACAGGGAATACGGAGAACCAGCCCTGGTTGAAGAGTTCATAGTCGGTCGAGAATTCAGCGTCGGGATAGTCGGACACACGGTACTACCCATTCTTGAGATAGACTTTTCTTCACTACCGGAGGGGATGGAACGATTCTACTCTTACAGAGTCAAGCAGTATCTAGGCGAGAAAACCGGTTACATCTGTCCGGCCGTCATACCGGAAGTTCTGAAAGCAGAGATCGAAAGCTTATCGCTAGAACTCTTCGATAGGCTCGATCTGGGCGATTATGCGCGCATGGATATAAGGGTCGATAAGTACGGCGAGCCGTACTTTCTCGAGGTAAACTCCCTCCCGCTGCTCGTTCCCGATTACTCGGATATAGTAAAGATGGCGCTGGCAGCAGGCTGGGAATACGACGATCTGATACTCGCAATTCTGGATTCCGCTATAGAGAGAAGAAGGTAA
- a CDS encoding CHAD domain-containing protein codes for MIFDRTVHESFLKAFPEKVGAMLDTLKGHIDKGRDSLEEDTVHDIRVWSRRLSEALSIGAILIDRKPSRSLKMLSALRTSLGRLRDNHVQRSLAIEYGIEGLPEQLEAKDERLAAQASRSLVEFDMERLERDFLHFHRELIVVCDDSNLLERNTERISTRIKKRYSSVGKSFARSDPADFTTLHNSRISIKKLRYTLETLDGYIGLDGGTLALLKKIQDRLGKVQDLTVLLKTIGKLVNKGRLSVPVETFQRISIDRHMLVSEFLEGWRDELAVIGRFIEEPATNQYERKDKDRGNFRSGVTEKFSDGTIEKILFLASEKGLSYRGVVAYLKENPAICDRLGIEGLPSYQTLARRAGRLGKRKKTGG; via the coding sequence ATGATCTTCGATAGAACGGTCCACGAGTCCTTTCTCAAGGCCTTTCCAGAGAAGGTCGGAGCGATGCTGGACACTCTCAAGGGTCATATCGATAAGGGAAGAGATTCGCTGGAGGAAGATACCGTACACGACATTAGAGTGTGGAGTCGCAGGCTTTCCGAAGCTCTATCGATCGGCGCCATTTTAATCGACAGAAAGCCCTCCAGATCGCTCAAAATGCTTTCGGCTCTCAGAACTTCGCTCGGTCGTCTCAGGGACAACCATGTCCAGAGGTCTCTGGCCATCGAATACGGCATCGAAGGCCTTCCCGAACAACTGGAGGCCAAGGACGAAAGACTCGCGGCACAGGCCTCCAGATCGCTGGTCGAATTCGACATGGAACGTCTCGAAAGAGACTTTCTCCACTTCCACAGGGAACTCATAGTGGTCTGCGACGACAGCAATCTCCTGGAACGGAACACCGAGCGAATATCCACCCGAATAAAAAAGCGTTATTCGTCCGTCGGGAAGAGCTTCGCCAGGTCCGATCCGGCGGATTTTACCACACTCCACAACTCCAGGATCTCCATAAAGAAGCTCCGTTACACACTCGAGACACTGGACGGATACATCGGACTCGACGGCGGTACGCTCGCGCTCCTCAAAAAGATTCAGGACAGACTTGGAAAGGTTCAGGACCTCACGGTATTGTTGAAGACTATAGGTAAGCTGGTTAATAAAGGAAGGCTCTCCGTTCCGGTCGAGACCTTTCAGAGAATCTCGATCGACAGGCATATGCTGGTGAGCGAATTTCTCGAGGGCTGGAGGGATGAGCTGGCCGTCATAGGGCGTTTCATCGAAGAGCCGGCTACAAATCAGTACGAGAGAAAGGATAAAGACCGGGGCAACTTCCGCTCCGGCGTAACAGAAAAATTCAGCGACGGGACTATAGAGAAGATACTCTTCCTGGCCAGCGAGAAGGGACTTAGCTACAGGGGCGTTGTGGCCTACCTCAAGGAAAACCCGGCCATTTGCGACAGATTGGGCATCGAAGGCCTTCCTTCGTACCAGACGCTCGCCAGGAGGGCCGGCAGGCTGGGAAAGAGAAAGAAAACGGGAGGTTGA